Below is a window of Microtus ochrogaster isolate Prairie Vole_2 chromosome 5, MicOch1.0, whole genome shotgun sequence DNA.
ActgcaggtgctgaaggctttGGACCTGCCCTCAGTAGATTGAATGCGGAGGATACTAGCAATAATGAAGATATAGGAAGTAATAATGGTCAGGATTGGGACAAAGATGTTCAATGTACCAAAAAATAGAATCAACAATTCATTGATATAGGTACTAGAGCATGCAAGCTTCAAGAGTGGAAGAAGGTCACAGAAATAGTGGTTGATCACATCTAATTTGCAGAATCGAATCCTAATCATGAAGCCTGTGTGAGCTGATGCACACAGAACACCAATAATATACACTCCTGAAATCAGGGAACTGTAAATCTTATAGGACATGGTTACATTGTAAAGTAAGGGGTTACAAATGGCCACATATCTGTCATATGCCATTGCAGCTAATATGTAACACTCTGCAATggcaaaaataaggaagaaatagaGCTGAGTCATGCATCCAGAGTAAGAGATGAGGTTCTTCTCTACCACAAAGCTCACCAGCATTTTAGGGGTAACAACTGTGGATTGACAGAAGTCAATGAATGACAGGCTGCTGAGGAAATAATACATGGGGTTGTGCAGGTGGGAACTGAGCCCAATCAATAGGATCATGCCTAAATTCCCCAATACAGTGACCACATAGATTCccatgaagagaaggaagagaggcatcTGGAGTTCTGGTTTCTCTGAAAGCCCAGCCAAGAAGAACTCAGTCACTGTGCAATGgtttcctgctgccatgtcttccatTCAGATcctgaaggaggaaaagaagtatAAGATTGTCAGACTGAGATCATTATTCTTTTCCATGTACACAAAGACCCTATATACAGTGTTTCTGCTTTAGAATACCTTTAAACTGTATAAAATTACCTTAACTGGAGCATCCtaggtaaataaaatatatcttttattattttttcaaacttttccttaaaaatgtatttcatataaaatactaTCACTGAGTTCAAGCTTTGaaaatttttgtgagttcaaagcaatATCTCTACTCTGAGAATAAGAGTAGATATCAGTGAGAAAAAGTGACCAAC
It encodes the following:
- the LOC101986907 gene encoding olfactory receptor 1537-like, which gives rise to MEDMAAGNHCTVTEFFLAGLSEKPELQMPLFLLFMGIYVVTVLGNLGMILLIGLSSHLHNPMYYFLSSLSFIDFCQSTVVTPKMLVSFVVEKNLISYSGCMTQLYFFLIFAIAECYILAAMAYDRYVAICNPLLYNVTMSYKIYSSLISGVYIIGVLCASAHTGFMIRIRFCKLDVINHYFCDLLPLLKLACSSTYINELLILFFGTLNIFVPILTIITSYIFIIASILRIQSTEGRSKAFSTCSSHILAVAVFFGSLAFMYLQPSSVNSMDKGKVSSVFYTIIVPMLNPMIYSLRNKDVSVAFKKILERKSFM